One genomic segment of Gopherus flavomarginatus isolate rGopFla2 chromosome 11, rGopFla2.mat.asm, whole genome shotgun sequence includes these proteins:
- the LOC127031775 gene encoding olfactory receptor 10A7-like yields MRRNHTDAFRFILLGFSDHPQLCLLFFSMFLMTYMVTLTGNLLIFIITMADAVLHTPMYFFLRVLSILEICYTSVTVPKMLVSLLSGDKTISFLGCAMQMYFFVALGGVECFLLAAMAYDRYVAICHPLHYPSIMNHTKCMGLASGSWLSGLVGSLGHVIIIFNLHFCISHEINHFFCDITPVLKLACGITFLNKVVIFTILLIFIPLPFILILVSYLLIIFTILKIPSVQGRCKAFSTCSSHLIVVTLFYGTGIINYLHPSSTSVSGMGKILSLFYSVIIPMLNPITYSLRNREVRDALKRTVTRKCFLN; encoded by the coding sequence ATGAGAAGGAATCACACAGATGCCTTCAGGTTCATTCTCCTAGGATTCTCTGACCATCCCCAGCTGTGCCTGCTATTCTTCTCCATGTTCCTCATGACCTACATGGTGACCCTCACTGGGAACCTTCTCATCTTTATCATCACCATGGCAGATGCTgttcttcacacccccatgtattttTTTCTCAGGGTCCTGTCCATCCTGGAGATCTGCTACACCTCAGTCACAGTCCCCAAGATGTTGGTGAGCCTCCTGTCTGGGGATAAAACCATCTCCTTCCTCGGCTGTGCCATGCAGATGTATTTCTTTGTGGCCTTAGGGGGTGTGGAATGCTTTCTACTGGCTGCCATGGCTTATGACCGATACGTGGCCATATGCCACCCTCTGCATTATCCGAGCATCATGAACCACACAAAATGCATGGGGCTGGCCTCTGGCTCATGGCTCAGTGGTCTGGTTGGATCACTGGGCCATGTTATAATCATATTCAACTTGCATTTCTGTATCTCCCATGAAATCAAccacttcttctgtgacatcACCCCAGTGCTGAAGCTGGCCTGTGGCATCACCTTCCTGAATAAAGTGGTTATCTTCACCATTCTCCTGATTTTCATCCCCTTGCCCTTCATCCtcatcctggtctcctacctactCATCATCTTCACCATCCTGAAGATACCATCAGTTCAGGGCAGGTGTAAAGCTTTCTCCACCTGTTCCTCCCATCTCATTGTGGTGACTCTCTTCTATGGGACAGGAATCATTAACTATCTGCACCCTAGTTCTACTTCTGTGTCAGGGATGGGGAAAATACTTTCTCTTTTCTACTCTGTCATCATTCCCATGTTGAACCCCATTAcatacagcctgaggaacagggAAGTGAGAGACGCTCTGAAGAGAACAGTCACCAGAAAATGTTTTCTTAACTAA